In the genome of Methylophaga nitratireducenticrescens, one region contains:
- a CDS encoding lysophospholipid acyltransferase family protein: MIIYLGLFLIIACSIWLIGIIHAEADWGGPSVNWLDGWTRLICKYIQHLPEQKINLPETGPAIIVANHVSGVDPLLLISASKRPLRFLIAREEYERPFVSWVFKKAGCIPVDRSGRPEQALRQALRALQQGEIIALFPHGKIHLDTDPPRKIKGGVGRLASWSRAPVFPVRIDGVTAQGKVFTAPFIPSRVVLTMGAPLQCTTQSMEECLQDIILTIETPTPRP, from the coding sequence ATGATCATCTATCTTGGTTTATTCCTGATAATCGCTTGCAGCATCTGGCTTATCGGCATTATTCATGCTGAAGCCGATTGGGGCGGACCGTCCGTTAACTGGCTGGATGGCTGGACCCGCTTAATCTGCAAGTATATTCAGCATTTACCGGAACAGAAAATAAATCTGCCAGAGACTGGCCCAGCGATTATAGTCGCCAACCATGTATCTGGTGTTGATCCCTTATTACTGATATCTGCCAGCAAACGGCCGTTACGCTTTTTGATTGCTCGGGAAGAGTATGAGCGACCTTTTGTTAGTTGGGTGTTTAAAAAAGCCGGTTGTATTCCTGTTGATCGTTCCGGCCGCCCTGAGCAGGCGTTAAGACAGGCCTTAAGAGCTTTGCAACAGGGCGAGATTATCGCACTGTTTCCGCATGGGAAAATTCATCTGGATACTGATCCACCGAGAAAAATTAAGGGTGGTGTTGGCCGGCTGGCAAGCTGGTCGAGAGCACCGGTGTTTCCAGTGCGTATTGATGGTGTGACAGCTCAGGGGAAAGTGTTTACAGCACCGTTTATCCCCAGCCGGGTGGTGTTAACCATGGGAGCACCTCTACAGTGCACCACGCAATCAATGGAAGAATGTTTGCAGGATATTATTCTGACAATCGAAACACCAACCCCCCGACCCTGA
- a CDS encoding O-antigen ligase family protein: MMIDNTPIWVRYSQTALPWLLPPLLLFSRALADLTVLLSGILFLIWSFQRQDWHWARNPWFRLSLLFWAYLLFVNLPLSVDPSDSLLYAITFMRWPLFAAALAYWLLTSRDRQKHFLIALLFTSLFIALDTGWQYVTGVDWFGIPIAPENRLTGPFRNPVAGIMMVRVEFILLLAIAVFSSLQSIYRQVLFIVGILLSFLLLIFITGERMAFMLCVSASLLVLLGFALQYPARQTLVVLGGLLLILVIIALMFLLPETSQRMVFSTVEKLQNFRESDYGQVFRGAFEVWQHYPWFGSGLHSYQAVCAELGVMANTAIACTHPHNLYLHLGAETGIVGVSLFCLMVLAIFHQALASLWRQKSWLLLTICSAILLLSFWPLIGGISLLNNWVAALVWLGVGWALTVDLQHSSAEHSA; this comes from the coding sequence ATGATGATTGACAATACACCTATCTGGGTCCGCTACTCACAAACTGCATTGCCATGGTTATTACCGCCGTTATTGCTATTTTCACGAGCTCTTGCCGATTTGACGGTACTGTTAAGCGGCATTTTATTTTTAATCTGGTCGTTTCAGCGACAGGACTGGCATTGGGCCAGAAACCCTTGGTTTCGTTTAAGTCTGCTTTTTTGGGCCTATTTACTGTTTGTAAACTTACCTCTTAGCGTTGATCCGTCTGATAGCTTGCTATACGCCATTACCTTTATGCGCTGGCCTTTGTTTGCCGCAGCATTAGCTTACTGGTTATTAACAAGTCGCGATCGACAAAAACACTTTCTCATCGCCTTGCTATTCACTTCTTTATTTATTGCCTTGGACACTGGCTGGCAATATGTAACTGGTGTGGACTGGTTTGGAATTCCTATTGCTCCAGAAAACCGGTTGACCGGACCGTTTCGTAATCCAGTGGCCGGGATTATGATGGTGCGGGTGGAATTTATTTTATTGCTTGCGATAGCAGTATTTTCCAGTTTGCAGTCTATCTATCGGCAAGTGCTGTTTATCGTTGGTATTTTGCTGAGCTTTTTATTGTTAATTTTTATCACAGGCGAGCGCATGGCGTTTATGTTGTGTGTTTCGGCCAGCTTACTGGTATTACTGGGATTTGCGCTGCAATATCCTGCCAGACAAACACTGGTGGTGCTGGGCGGATTGCTACTCATTTTAGTCATTATTGCTTTGATGTTCTTGCTACCGGAAACATCGCAGCGGATGGTGTTTAGTACGGTCGAAAAATTACAGAATTTCCGGGAATCGGATTATGGCCAGGTGTTTCGCGGGGCCTTCGAAGTTTGGCAGCACTATCCGTGGTTTGGTAGTGGTCTGCACAGTTATCAAGCTGTTTGTGCTGAACTTGGTGTGATGGCTAACACTGCTATAGCTTGCACACATCCACATAATCTGTATCTGCATCTTGGTGCGGAAACCGGTATTGTTGGAGTGAGTTTATTTTGCTTGATGGTGTTGGCGATCTTTCACCAGGCATTGGCGTCATTATGGCGACAAAAAAGCTGGCTGTTGCTGACCATCTGTTCGGCGATTTTGCTACTGAGTTTCTGGCCATTAATTGGTGGTATCAGCTTGTTAAACAACTGGGTGGCGGCCCTGGTTTGGTTGGGTGTTGGCTGGGCACTGACAGTTGATTTGCAGCATTCCTCTGCTGAGCATTCAGCTTGA
- a CDS encoding glycosyltransferase — protein sequence MKIAQVLASRGDGGLEKHVYELSLALAERGHDITVIADPVFIRKLPTHIQSIAMPSHYSRHDPRLLWALGKSLRQGQFDIVHAQANKAAALINSLRYFFSGQRVATLHNIKRQLGAYRHFNQVITVSKQLAKPFADEKVTIIYNGIQAPLITKALQEKHNALPLLLAVGRLVPAKGFDVLIKAVAALPVTLWIAGDGPEKMHLQSLIDRHSTKANIRLLGARQDIYPLMQQADALIISSQREGFSYVFNEALLTQCRVLATDVPVANEILPEKLIVPTDDPQALSARLQILLADLNQWSALMQKSYSTAEQCMTLTAMTDQTLALYRKLLSS from the coding sequence ATGAAAATTGCTCAGGTACTTGCCAGCCGCGGCGACGGTGGTTTGGAAAAACATGTATATGAACTCAGTCTTGCGTTAGCCGAACGTGGCCATGACATCACAGTTATTGCCGACCCAGTATTTATTCGAAAATTGCCAACACATATTCAAAGCATTGCTATGCCCAGCCATTACAGTCGCCACGATCCAAGGCTGTTATGGGCTCTGGGAAAGTCATTACGTCAGGGCCAGTTTGATATTGTGCATGCGCAGGCAAATAAAGCCGCGGCACTGATCAATTCGTTGCGTTATTTTTTTTCAGGTCAACGCGTAGCAACACTTCACAATATCAAACGCCAACTTGGCGCTTATCGGCATTTTAATCAGGTCATTACTGTTAGCAAGCAGCTGGCCAAGCCATTTGCTGATGAAAAGGTTACTATTATTTATAACGGCATCCAGGCACCGCTCATCACAAAAGCCCTGCAAGAGAAACATAATGCATTACCACTTTTGCTGGCCGTTGGCAGACTGGTGCCAGCAAAAGGCTTTGACGTACTCATTAAGGCAGTTGCAGCGCTGCCCGTGACCTTATGGATTGCCGGTGATGGACCGGAAAAAATGCATCTTCAATCACTGATTGACAGACACTCAACTAAAGCAAATATTCGTTTACTGGGTGCTCGCCAGGATATTTATCCATTAATGCAGCAAGCTGATGCATTAATTATCAGCTCGCAGCGCGAGGGCTTTTCTTATGTCTTTAATGAAGCACTGCTAACACAATGCCGAGTTTTGGCAACAGATGTACCGGTCGCCAATGAAATATTACCGGAAAAGTTAATTGTTCCAACTGATGATCCTCAGGCACTGAGCGCGCGACTGCAAATTTTATTAGCTGATTTAAACCAATGGTCAGCACTGATGCAAAAGTCCTATTCTACTGCCGAGCAATGCATGACCTTAACAGCCATGACGGATCAAACGCTGGCGCTCTACCGTAAGCTGCTCTCATCATGA
- a CDS encoding PHP domain-containing protein, which yields MTHYDLHCHSTASDGALSPKALVERAVQQGVDVLALTDHDGTEGITAALEAAADQPLTLIPGVEISVSWNSSTVHIVGLNIDIKNAKLQNGLANIRQYRQQRAEQIAQRLEKSGISGALEGAGKYASKTMLGRMHFAQFLVEQGHASNAKDVFKRFLVRGKPGYVPGQWTDLESAVEWITEAGGQAVIAHPLRYKMTGTKLRRLIDEFKTAGGQAIEVSSGHQHPDQLRNVAALAKHYDLLASCGSDFHGPEQTWSELGRFLPLPASCKPVWSLWH from the coding sequence ATGACGCACTATGACCTGCATTGCCATTCCACCGCCTCTGATGGCGCCTTGTCTCCAAAAGCATTGGTTGAACGAGCTGTTCAGCAAGGTGTCGATGTGCTGGCGCTTACTGATCATGATGGCACAGAGGGCATTACGGCTGCGCTTGAGGCTGCCGCAGATCAGCCACTCACATTGATTCCCGGGGTAGAAATTTCGGTTAGCTGGAATAGCAGTACGGTGCATATTGTCGGGCTGAACATTGATATTAAGAATGCTAAATTGCAAAACGGTTTAGCCAATATCCGCCAATATCGGCAGCAAAGAGCCGAACAAATTGCGCAGCGTTTGGAAAAATCCGGTATTTCGGGGGCGCTTGAAGGTGCGGGAAAATATGCGTCGAAGACCATGTTAGGACGAATGCATTTTGCACAATTCCTGGTCGAACAAGGCCATGCTTCCAATGCTAAAGATGTCTTCAAGCGTTTTCTGGTGAGAGGCAAACCCGGATATGTGCCGGGACAGTGGACTGATCTGGAATCCGCAGTTGAATGGATAACCGAGGCGGGCGGCCAAGCGGTTATTGCCCATCCGTTACGTTATAAAATGACCGGTACCAAGCTGCGACGGCTGATTGATGAGTTTAAAACAGCTGGCGGACAAGCCATTGAGGTCAGTTCCGGGCATCAGCATCCAGATCAACTGAGAAATGTAGCAGCCCTGGCAAAACATTATGATTTGCTTGCATCCTGTGGATCGGATTTTCATGGTCCAGAGCAAACGTGGAGCGAGCTTGGACGCTTCCTGCCATTGCCGGCCTCCTGTAAACCGGTATGGTCTTTATGGCACTAA
- a CDS encoding septation protein A → MKLFTDFLPIILFFIAYKFGGGIYHWNGQEYEVAGIYAATAVMMVATLVQVLYGLLRHGKVERQHLITFILVMVLGGATLWLQNPEFVMWKPTAVNWLFALAFIGARLFTDKTLLERLMAAHLQLPTAVWSRLNTAWILFFIFSGFLNIYIAYYYSEETWVNFKLFGSLAITVLFIAGQAIYLSRHINDNNDSKDAS, encoded by the coding sequence ATGAAACTATTTACTGATTTCCTGCCCATTATTCTGTTTTTCATTGCTTATAAATTTGGTGGCGGCATCTACCACTGGAATGGCCAGGAATATGAGGTGGCCGGCATCTATGCCGCAACAGCGGTAATGATGGTCGCTACTCTGGTTCAGGTTCTTTATGGTTTGCTGCGTCACGGCAAAGTGGAAAGACAGCATTTAATCACATTCATTCTGGTGATGGTGCTTGGCGGGGCCACGCTCTGGTTACAGAACCCGGAATTTGTGATGTGGAAACCCACCGCGGTGAACTGGTTATTTGCATTAGCCTTTATCGGTGCCCGATTGTTTACCGATAAAACCCTGCTTGAACGTCTGATGGCAGCGCATCTGCAATTGCCAACCGCGGTCTGGTCAAGACTGAACACGGCGTGGATTCTGTTTTTTATCTTTTCCGGATTTCTGAATATTTATATCGCGTATTACTACTCAGAAGAAACCTGGGTCAACTTTAAATTATTTGGCTCTTTGGCCATTACCGTGTTATTTATTGCCGGACAAGCCATTTATTTGTCCCGTCATATAAACGACAATAATGATTCGAAGGATGCCTCCTGA
- a CDS encoding L-threonylcarbamoyladenylate synthase, giving the protein MSQYFQIHPDNPQPRLIKQACQIIMSGGLVVYPTDSGYALGCHLGDKGAMDRIRRLRQLDADHNFTLVCRDLSELSVYAKFNNAVFRLIKAHTPGPYTFVLPATKEVPRRLQHPKRKTIGLRIPVNNIALALLEELNEPLMSSTLILPGETMPMTEADEIADQLSKHVDLIIDGGACGSEPTTVVEFVNDLPEVVRVGMGDPEPFEVE; this is encoded by the coding sequence ATGAGCCAGTATTTTCAAATTCACCCGGATAACCCCCAGCCACGTCTGATTAAACAAGCCTGCCAAATCATAATGAGTGGTGGCTTGGTGGTTTATCCTACCGATTCGGGCTATGCACTGGGATGCCATTTGGGTGACAAAGGCGCTATGGATCGCATTCGTCGTTTGCGTCAACTGGATGCTGATCACAATTTCACGCTGGTGTGCCGGGATTTGTCTGAGCTATCGGTTTACGCCAAATTCAATAATGCAGTCTTCCGCTTGATTAAAGCGCATACCCCTGGCCCCTATACATTTGTCTTACCGGCAACTAAAGAGGTGCCCCGCCGATTGCAGCATCCTAAACGTAAAACCATCGGTTTACGGATTCCGGTCAACAATATTGCTCTGGCCTTACTGGAAGAGCTGAATGAACCATTGATGAGCTCAACTCTGATTTTGCCGGGCGAAACCATGCCGATGACCGAAGCCGATGAAATAGCTGATCAATTGAGTAAACATGTGGATTTGATTATTGATGGCGGAGCATGTGGCAGTGAGCCGACGACCGTTGTCGAGTTTGTAAATGACTTACCCGAAGTGGTCAGGGTTGGTATGGGTGATCCTGAACCGTTTGAGGTGGAATGA
- a CDS encoding mitochondrial fission ELM1 family protein, whose amino-acid sequence MNASVSGETIIWRLTDGKPGHQSQSLGLAQALQRVRPCQLIDIPVSGKLAPFSQWLSGVWPAGAGLPLPDLIIGAGHRTHFSMLAAKRAYGGKTVLMMQPSLAVGLFDLCLIPEHDQYHGGGNYLQTRGVLNPLHAIGSHHANQSLIMLGGPSKHCGWDNTELMQHIRKLLSDNPDIHYTLTTSRRTPAETLQSVQLLEATNLEVVPFEQTAAGWVAEQLAKVSSAWISEDSVSMVYEALTARVAVGTLPVPVKRQNRVSNGLHKLLTEKLIVRFDHDRNYQQNLHPVNGFIEADRCAEWIEANWLSQLVPGRAAIANI is encoded by the coding sequence ATGAATGCATCAGTTTCAGGCGAAACCATTATTTGGCGGTTAACTGATGGAAAACCTGGTCATCAAAGTCAGTCATTGGGTCTGGCTCAAGCATTGCAACGCGTGCGTCCCTGTCAATTGATTGATATTCCGGTATCAGGAAAATTAGCGCCATTTTCTCAATGGTTATCTGGGGTCTGGCCTGCCGGAGCTGGTTTACCGCTTCCCGATCTTATTATTGGCGCAGGTCATCGAACACATTTTTCAATGCTAGCCGCCAAGCGTGCTTATGGTGGCAAAACCGTATTAATGATGCAGCCCAGTTTAGCAGTAGGATTATTTGATCTCTGTCTTATTCCTGAGCATGACCAATATCATGGTGGTGGTAATTATTTGCAAACCCGCGGCGTATTAAATCCACTGCATGCCATAGGTTCTCATCACGCCAATCAGTCACTGATCATGCTTGGCGGTCCTTCTAAACACTGCGGTTGGGATAACACAGAATTGATGCAACATATTCGTAAACTGCTCTCTGATAACCCTGATATTCATTACACGTTGACGACGTCTCGTCGCACACCAGCTGAAACCCTACAGTCGGTGCAATTATTGGAAGCAACCAATCTTGAAGTGGTGCCATTTGAGCAAACTGCTGCTGGATGGGTAGCGGAGCAACTGGCCAAAGTCAGTAGCGCCTGGATCAGTGAAGATTCGGTATCCATGGTCTATGAAGCACTTACGGCAAGGGTTGCGGTAGGCACTTTACCAGTGCCAGTTAAACGCCAAAACAGAGTCAGCAACGGTCTGCATAAATTACTGACTGAAAAACTGATTGTCCGTTTTGACCATGATCGAAACTATCAACAGAATTTACACCCAGTAAATGGCTTTATTGAAGCCGATAGATGTGCAGAGTGGATTGAGGCTAATTGGTTATCACAACTGGTACCGGGTCGCGCAGCCATTGCCAACATCTAA
- a CDS encoding LpxL/LpxP family acyltransferase, protein MLKHWKLLAPRFWGNWLGLALMRLSVYLPHSSRSFIAAFIGKSLTLFAAKKCFVAKRNIAMCFPELSKSEQKILLKKTLYSIGMMPFETALSWWAPDKSLAKIVDYDGLEHLQSAVKKGRGVILLTGHFTSMELGGRLMMLQHPMHVMFHNMKNPLLNQVMLHYRHKHSEGSLLQADIRGLLRALKANKIVWYAPDQDFGGKTSVFAKFFNLPAATIIAPSRLAEKSGATVVPFMPCRQPDGRYLMKIFPALENYPSGNTLQDAQQLNDWLEAQVKQYPEQYLWVHRRFKTQPDGRGKLYIRPTKSA, encoded by the coding sequence ATGCTTAAACACTGGAAATTGCTGGCCCCACGTTTTTGGGGGAATTGGTTAGGTTTAGCATTAATGCGATTATCAGTTTATCTACCCCATTCCAGCAGATCATTCATTGCTGCTTTTATTGGCAAGAGCTTAACCTTGTTTGCAGCTAAAAAATGTTTTGTTGCCAAACGCAATATTGCGATGTGCTTTCCGGAGTTATCAAAATCTGAACAGAAAATATTACTGAAAAAAACCTTATACAGTATCGGCATGATGCCATTTGAAACGGCACTAAGCTGGTGGGCCCCAGATAAATCCCTTGCCAAAATCGTTGACTATGACGGTCTCGAACACCTGCAATCGGCTGTAAAGAAAGGTCGTGGCGTAATTCTACTGACCGGCCACTTTACCAGCATGGAATTGGGCGGTCGCTTGATGATGCTACAACACCCCATGCATGTAATGTTTCACAATATGAAAAACCCACTTTTAAACCAGGTAATGCTGCACTATCGGCATAAACACAGTGAAGGTAGTCTGCTCCAAGCCGATATCAGGGGCTTATTGCGGGCGCTAAAAGCCAATAAAATCGTCTGGTATGCCCCGGATCAGGATTTCGGTGGCAAAACCTCAGTCTTTGCCAAGTTTTTTAATTTACCGGCTGCCACGATAATCGCACCGTCGCGTTTGGCAGAAAAGTCAGGTGCTACCGTCGTACCTTTTATGCCTTGCCGTCAGCCAGATGGTCGTTATTTGATGAAAATATTTCCAGCGCTGGAAAACTACCCCTCTGGTAATACTCTGCAAGATGCACAACAGTTAAATGATTGGCTGGAAGCCCAAGTAAAACAGTACCCCGAACAGTACCTTTGGGTGCATCGCCGATTCAAAACACAGCCTGATGGACGCGGTAAGTTATATATCCGGCCAACCAAAAGCGCGTAA
- a CDS encoding YciI family protein, translated as MLYAIISEDKPDSLQRRKNTRPFHLARLQVLQNEGRLLLAGPHPAIDSDDPGEAGFTGSLVVAEFDDLQSARIWAEADPYIEADVYANVTVKPFRKVLP; from the coding sequence ATGCTATATGCCATTATCAGTGAAGATAAGCCTGATAGCCTGCAACGTCGAAAGAATACCCGTCCGTTTCATCTCGCCCGTCTTCAGGTGTTACAGAATGAAGGTCGTTTGCTATTGGCTGGTCCACACCCCGCTATCGATAGCGATGATCCCGGTGAAGCCGGATTCACTGGCAGTTTAGTGGTCGCCGAATTTGACGACTTGCAAAGCGCCCGGATTTGGGCCGAGGCCGACCCGTACATTGAGGCTGATGTCTACGCCAACGTAACTGTTAAACCCTTTCGTAAGGTCTTACCTTGA
- a CDS encoding glycosyltransferase family 9 protein — translation MKSPHILVIKHGAFGDLLQADGVMHDIRVYFDHARISLLTSPTYQSLMQRSPHIDFVLTDKRRPLWRVSDLWLLRNTLKEQDFDLVIDLQNSQRTRLYRKLLLPRLPWIQRAAKSAPVSGLQGQIELLQQAGIDSQYARQADLRWLTENMQPWLTERGIQSGFILLIPGCSAKRPEKRWPFYPQLAKQLAAKDVNVVTLLGPDEIQLTEQFSSTILSGLNWFQLAGVIQQAGFVIGNDSGPSHLAAHLSKAGMAIFGPHSCARRAEIEREQFKPYSVSSLSELNIETVIAYLVAQGVVSS, via the coding sequence ATGAAATCACCTCATATTCTGGTGATAAAACATGGCGCTTTCGGCGATTTACTGCAAGCAGATGGCGTGATGCATGATATTCGAGTGTACTTCGACCATGCTCGGATATCTTTACTGACCTCACCCACCTATCAATCGCTAATGCAGCGCAGCCCTCATATCGATTTTGTCTTAACAGATAAGCGAAGGCCATTATGGCGAGTGTCAGATTTGTGGCTACTCAGAAACACATTAAAAGAGCAGGATTTTGATCTGGTGATTGATTTACAGAATTCACAACGTACTCGACTGTATAGAAAACTGTTATTGCCAAGATTGCCATGGATTCAACGTGCGGCTAAATCTGCTCCAGTCAGTGGCTTGCAAGGCCAGATTGAGTTGTTGCAACAAGCAGGAATTGATAGTCAATATGCGCGGCAGGCAGATTTACGCTGGCTGACAGAGAATATGCAACCCTGGCTGACCGAGCGCGGTATTCAATCCGGTTTTATTTTATTAATACCCGGTTGCTCGGCCAAGCGTCCGGAAAAACGTTGGCCGTTTTATCCTCAACTTGCTAAGCAATTAGCCGCAAAAGACGTGAACGTTGTCACCCTACTCGGACCGGATGAAATCCAATTAACTGAGCAATTTAGTAGCACCATATTAAGCGGTCTTAACTGGTTTCAACTGGCGGGTGTTATTCAACAAGCCGGTTTTGTAATTGGCAACGATTCCGGACCAAGCCATCTGGCAGCACATCTTAGTAAAGCCGGTATGGCCATTTTTGGTCCGCACAGCTGTGCCCGGCGTGCTGAAATTGAACGTGAACAATTCAAGCCTTATAGCGTCAGTTCATTGTCAGAACTGAATATCGAGACAGTCATTGCTTACTTAGTAGCTCAAGGTGTCGTTTCAAGCTGA
- a CDS encoding glycosyltransferase family 4 protein, protein MTKLTVVQVLPSLASGGVERGTLEVGKFLTQQGHRSIVISAGGRLVKKLTRQGSEHISCPIGRKSLLTLRQIPKLRRFLLSEKVDIVHARSRLPAWICYLTLKTIPHRQRPRFITTVHGPYSVNAYSAIMTKGEKVIVISEMIREYVLRHYQVNSDKLQLNYRGVDTADFPFGFQPSVQWQESWYQQFPQTRDKILLCLPARITRWKGQQDFIELIAALSKINPQVHGLIVGETKPGKKRYLQEITDRIAELNMQSHFTFTGHRSDIRDIMAMSHIVYSLSTEPEAFGRIPLEALSLGRPVIAYNHGGVAEQLNRILPAGLITPGDKVALQAKSLQWLITPPEVPKNQEFSLQSMLENTLAIYHSLAVPEKAS, encoded by the coding sequence TTGACGAAACTGACCGTTGTTCAAGTACTGCCCTCGTTGGCGTCGGGCGGCGTGGAACGTGGTACGCTGGAGGTCGGCAAGTTTTTAACTCAGCAAGGTCACCGATCTATCGTAATTTCTGCTGGCGGGCGACTGGTCAAAAAACTTACCAGGCAAGGCAGCGAACATATCAGCTGTCCTATCGGACGAAAATCCTTGCTAACGCTAAGGCAGATCCCCAAATTACGTCGCTTTTTACTCAGTGAAAAGGTAGATATTGTGCATGCCCGCTCACGGCTACCGGCATGGATTTGTTATCTCACCCTGAAAACTATTCCGCATCGGCAACGACCACGCTTTATTACCACCGTTCATGGCCCTTATTCAGTGAATGCATATAGTGCCATCATGACCAAAGGCGAAAAGGTCATTGTTATTTCAGAAATGATTCGTGAATACGTACTACGCCATTACCAAGTTAATAGTGACAAGCTGCAATTAAATTATCGAGGCGTTGATACAGCAGATTTTCCATTCGGCTTTCAACCTAGTGTTCAGTGGCAAGAGAGTTGGTATCAACAGTTTCCACAAACCCGCGACAAAATTCTATTGTGTTTGCCTGCACGAATTACCCGTTGGAAAGGTCAGCAGGATTTTATCGAGCTTATTGCAGCACTCAGCAAAATAAATCCTCAAGTTCATGGTCTTATCGTCGGCGAAACCAAGCCTGGCAAAAAACGTTATTTACAGGAAATCACCGACCGAATTGCCGAACTAAACATGCAATCACACTTCACTTTTACTGGCCATCGCAGCGATATCCGCGACATAATGGCGATGTCACACATCGTATATTCGCTATCCACAGAACCGGAGGCCTTTGGCCGCATCCCGCTTGAAGCGTTAAGCCTAGGCAGACCAGTCATTGCTTATAACCATGGTGGTGTTGCTGAACAGCTTAATCGTATATTGCCAGCCGGTCTTATTACACCCGGAGATAAAGTTGCTTTACAGGCAAAAAGTCTGCAGTGGTTGATCACACCACCTGAGGTGCCAAAAAATCAGGAGTTTTCGCTACAAAGCATGCTGGAAAATACGCTCGCTATTTATCATTCGCTCGCAGTACCAGAAAAAGCTTCATGA
- a CDS encoding BolA family protein — MNLSTQQKLEQALQRLAPIHLQVIDDSHLHAGHAGNTGGGHFSVFIVSDAFAGLSLIKRHRLVYDAAAELLPSAIHALSIQAKTPDELK, encoded by the coding sequence TTGAATTTATCGACACAACAAAAACTCGAGCAGGCATTACAGCGGCTTGCTCCCATTCACCTACAGGTCATTGATGACAGCCATCTGCATGCAGGTCATGCTGGCAATACCGGTGGTGGACACTTTTCGGTATTCATTGTCAGCGACGCGTTTGCCGGTTTATCTTTGATCAAGCGCCACCGGCTGGTCTATGACGCTGCGGCAGAACTACTCCCTTCTGCTATTCATGCATTAAGCATTCAAGCTAAAACGCCTGATGAACTGAAATAA